A stretch of DNA from Diospyros lotus cultivar Yz01 chromosome 14, ASM1463336v1, whole genome shotgun sequence:
AAGCCCATGAAAACTAAGCCAAAAAGTCGGCCCACTAGAAAATGGGTAtgagaaccaaaaaaaaaaaaaaaaaaaaaaaggaaacttcGCAGGTAGAATGGCTCTAAGAGACCTTTTCGAATAAAGGGGTCCCTTGAGTCCCCTTCAAGAATGGAGAGGCACTTCTCTGGGGAATGATCAAAGTCAATGAGAGTCTTTAGGATCTCTCGGAGACCCTCTCAcaaggtttatatatatatatataataataacaacatacAAATATACCTTTATGATCTTTTTTGATAATTGTTAAACATATTATATTCAACAAGATTAATGTTAATCTACAAACTTAGGAACTGTTATAACTACTCCTATAGCCCAGTTATGAATAGTTTGGAGTTTTTTTCCTCTTCAACCCTAAGTAAGAGatttacaattttatctaaGAATTTAACTTTAGCATTAGAGTACTTGTACAAAAAATGCCTTAATTCTTATAATCATTTCCTTTTTAGTAGAGACGACTTCCTCAGAATTAAATATACTGTTGAGTTCAGGCGATTACAAGCACCACctcttttaagaaaaattattaattaaattaattaaaaacaaatttgttttaaaatgaTTAACATGGCtaattattattgatatatttgGTGGTTTAAACTTTATTCAGAAAAATATTAGCacaatgaaaatatttataataacatgtaatttgaaaattgttaaatgtatgaataattttttgtaattttgatatttaatcttgattttttattttctcaaccTAAACTTGTGCTAATATCTTGATATATAATTGTAGTAACAAATTTTGTAGTCTATTTACGATATTAGGTTTAGGTGATGGTTggtgaattttattatttttattttcatatctatatctatattttaattgtCATATATTTATACTTTTAAAAGAATAGTTAAATAGTGATGCGTGCGTATTCCATTTCCCGGGTCGGGCAGTGGATACGGATCAGTTCGGATTTTTACGGGTGTTCGATTGCACCGAGGAGATTCCCCTTTGCCAAACCTCGATTTCTCCGATGCTCTCCAACGTCGTCTGTTAATTGGGTTCATCCATTTCAAATCCTCCCAGTTTCCACCTCAATTCAATACTGGGAAGTCAATTCTATCCCGTTCCGAGGAAACCCTAAAACTCTTCCCGGGAAATGGATTCGACTTTGAGCATTTCATCGTCATCGACGGCAATCCTGCCTGTTCCTTCTCCACCGAAGCGCCATATTCGAAGGATTTCGCTGTTTGGCCTCAAACGAAGGCGGGCCTTTAACACTGTCTATGCCGTTTCCAACAAAGGCGCTGTTTCTAGCTCTTTCCCGGATTCGGTCAGTGATAAGAATGTTTGTATTTGTCTGTCTGTGTGTGATTGTATTGGCATGGAGTTGATCCTCCAGCAATTCGTATGTCAtgagtaatttttgaatttttcgtTACAATCGATATATCACATCGTTggctattttatttattttttcatttgattttctatAATAAGTGTGTTCTCGTGAAAGTTTGATCTGTATCCCCTTTGTGTATAAAATCCCCAGAAAAGAGAAGATTGATTGTCAATGAAATTGCATTTattatgaaggcttgtgaaagATCAGTGAAGTCCTTTTATCTATTAAATTGCAGACAagaaaaaacacacacacacaaaaaaaaccTTGTTTCCTTTTTTCTGGAAACAAAATTACCTGTTTGGTTTGAACTTCGACATAAGAAATACAAGAGGACAAATGCCTTGATAGAGAATCTGGTGTTGCAGGCTTCATCCAGTACAAGTGAAGATGTTCACAGGCGAAGAGGCAGGCTTGAGTCTCTGTTTTGTTACGATAAGCCTATACCAGAGGAGAAAATTGAGAAGCCAATAGGTTTGTCTTTGGCTGAGAAAATAATTGGAGATAATCCCTGCTGCCCTGATTGTCAATCCAAAGGTGCTGTGCTTTGCAGCACTTGCTCCGGCTCAGGCTTATATGTTGATTCTATATTGGAGAGCCAGGGTATCATTGTCAAAGTTCGATGCTTAGGTATATTGATGCATTCTTCTAGTGAAATCTTACTTGAGATATATAGTTACATACATATTTGCAATCATTCACTCCATTCCATCTGGTCTccaattttaacaataatgatgTTAATTGATCTTAAAGCTTAACTCATTATGATAATTTGGGACGGCATGATATTTAGATTGAATTTGTTTAATACCTACCTGGCACATTGTCAAGATCCTAGGTTTTTAGTCCAGGGTTTCGGGTGACaaacaggaagaagaagaagaaagggagaggtAAAGGAGAGAACTTTAGGGAGAAAGCTGAGAGAATAAGAGATGGAAGCAGAGAGTTTTagggagagaatgagagaaaaactTCCACAATTTACTTGATAATTTCAGTAATTAATATATAAGGACTATCCAGGTTCTTTTTACAGCAGTTACAACTAATCCACTACTTCCCCACTGCCTCATAACTGTAAATTAACCCCTAACTGTAAATTAACTGTAAATAATTCACCaactataaaaaaaacaacTCCTAATTCTCTGTTTCCCAACATTCCCCTTTCCcttaaaaattttcttgtcctcaagaaaatcaaaggaaCTGAGCAACTCAAGGGAATTGAGCTTGGATATCTAGCAGAAATTTTGTTATCTGAGTGCATCTTTAAGGAAATTTTTTTCCGCCACTTCAATTTCTTCAGTAATTCCTTCCTCAGCTTCATTTCTGCGGCACTATGGGGTCCACAGCATGCCTACATTTGTACCATACTAggcacatatgatatatatatgcaccCACTTGAGGGGGTGTTAGAACTAGTGTggtacatatataatatatatatgatagatagtgttgtacatatatattaggAAGATATGTTGTCCCATGGTTGTACCTTGTAaattggtgtgtgtgtgtgtgtaaatacctcattgtgaataaaatattagaaaacttttctcctctcaaaATACAACACTAGTACTTGTTGAGAACTCCTTGTCGTGTTGGACAGGCACTTTTGACAGTCTTGCAAATGAAACTTTTTCATTGTTGGTATGATTTTAACATTTGATTGTGTAATCTTCCTTATATGGCCAGATCAtagtcttttttgtttttttattggacatgcacctttttttttttttgctagattGAGAGGAGCATACCATTAACAAGTATAACGAACCACTTGTGAAATAGTGAGAAAATATGCTTGTGAAATGTGAAGAACTTTAGGTTGATCCTTATTAACTGTCGAAGTTATGATCGTCAAAAGCACTCTTACAATTGATTTGATTCATTGGCGTCAAGTGGTGTCTGCAACTATATGCATGTGGATCATCTGATATCATCTTTATATGGTGTCTTGTTTGTGAATTTCACTAGAGAGAGTTTTCGATTGAAATTTTCCAAATCCCTTCTGTCATGTTGGAGAGACTTTCAACAATGTTTGTCAAATGA
This window harbors:
- the LOC127791078 gene encoding protein PHOTOSYSTEM I ASSEMBLY 2, chloroplastic, with amino-acid sequence MDSTLSISSSSTAILPVPSPPKRHIRRISLFGLKRRRAFNTVYAVSNKGAVSSSFPDSASSSTSEDVHRRRGRLESLFCYDKPIPEEKIEKPIGLSLAEKIIGDNPCCPDCQSKGAVLCSTCSGSGLYVDSILESQGIIVKVRCLGCGGAGNIMCPECGGRGHLGVK